Proteins encoded within one genomic window of Dyadobacter chenhuakuii:
- a CDS encoding efflux RND transporter permease subunit, with the protein MFNQFIRRPVFAIVISIMIVFIGILAIEKLPISQFPDIAPTTVNIFIAYPGASADVLVKSTLITLEQAINGVQDMRYIATDATSAGEATLRIIFEPGTDPNVAVIRVKTRVDQVMPLLPELVQREGVIISPVQPSMLMYVNLYSKDKSIDEKFLFNYATVKMIPEIQRTKGIARAQILGSRRYAMRLWLNPERMRAYNISTEEVMKAVGEQSIVGRPGRIGQSSGIAAQSLEYVLTYKGRYDKPEEYENIIVRANAQGESVHLRDIAKVELGSEFFDIYSNLDGHPSAAIVLRQNYGSNASDVIEEVKKKLDVMKESFPPGVDYKISYDVSQFLDASIEQVIDTLRDAFILVALVVFIFLGDWRSTLIPILAVPVSLIGAFFVIQAFGLSINLITLFALVLAIGIVVDDAIVVVEAVHAKFEEEPGISPFNAVKKVLGEISGAIIAITAVMVSVFLPISFMSGPVGTFYRQFSITMASSIVISALIALTLTPVLCAMLLQNHHGHQKKKNLLTKGLDAFNRTFDKLTGRYVSLLKRIVSRRVVTWVVLLGFCAGIVFVNKILPAGFIPNEDQSTIYAIIQTPPGSTLEKTNEVSRRLQKICEEVEGIESVSSLAGYEIMTEGRGSNAGTCLINLKPWHDRKQNVKEIMEELEKETRGLGAVVEFFEPPAIPGFGTSGGFSMRLLDKTSDTDYAEFDKINKKFMDDLAKRPELTGLFTFFAANYPQYELQIDNQLAMQKGVSIGKAMDNLNIMIGSTYEQGFTRFNQFFKVYVQSDPSFRRLPSDLLKLFVKNDAGEMVPYSSFMTLKKGQGPNEITRFNLYNSAAIQGLPAKGYTTADAIQAIREVAAKTLPQGYDIAFEGLSYDESIRGNESLVVFAIVLAFVYFVLAAQYESFIIPFAVVLSLPVGVFGSFLLLKLMGLENNIYAQIGLIMLVGLLGKNAVLIVEFAVQKRSQGETILNAAIEGARVRFRPILMTSFAFVAGLIPLIIATGAGAIGNRTIGASAMGGMLFGTIFGVIIIPGLYYIFGTLADGRKMIKDEEDGSLTEQFVHAVDIFPHTQETQNDEQ; encoded by the coding sequence ATGTTTAATCAATTCATAAGAAGACCTGTATTTGCAATCGTGATCTCGATCATGATCGTATTTATAGGCATCCTGGCAATTGAGAAATTACCCATTTCCCAGTTCCCGGACATTGCCCCTACAACCGTCAATATCTTTATCGCCTACCCTGGCGCGAGTGCCGATGTGTTGGTAAAATCAACTTTGATCACCCTTGAACAGGCCATTAACGGAGTTCAGGATATGCGGTACATTGCTACCGATGCAACGAGTGCGGGGGAGGCGACGCTCAGGATCATCTTCGAGCCCGGCACCGACCCGAACGTGGCTGTTATCCGGGTAAAAACCAGGGTCGACCAGGTTATGCCGCTTTTGCCGGAACTGGTTCAGCGCGAAGGGGTTATTATCTCGCCCGTTCAGCCTAGTATGCTGATGTATGTCAATCTTTATTCAAAAGATAAGAGCATTGACGAGAAATTCCTGTTTAACTACGCAACGGTGAAAATGATCCCCGAAATCCAGCGGACCAAAGGGATTGCAAGAGCGCAGATTTTAGGATCAAGGAGATATGCAATGCGTCTCTGGTTGAATCCGGAGCGTATGCGTGCTTACAACATTTCTACGGAAGAAGTCATGAAGGCGGTGGGCGAACAAAGTATCGTAGGTCGCCCGGGTCGTATCGGGCAAAGCTCCGGTATCGCAGCCCAGTCGCTGGAATATGTGCTTACTTACAAAGGTCGTTACGACAAACCCGAAGAATACGAGAACATCATTGTCCGCGCTAATGCTCAGGGTGAAAGCGTTCACTTGCGTGACATTGCGAAAGTGGAACTTGGATCTGAATTCTTTGACATTTACTCCAACCTCGACGGCCATCCTTCGGCAGCGATCGTGTTGCGCCAAAACTATGGAAGTAACGCGAGCGATGTAATTGAAGAGGTGAAAAAGAAGCTGGATGTGATGAAAGAATCCTTCCCTCCGGGCGTGGATTACAAGATCAGTTATGACGTTTCTCAGTTTTTGGACGCGTCTATTGAGCAGGTTATTGACACATTAAGGGATGCATTTATCCTTGTTGCGCTCGTCGTATTCATATTTCTTGGCGACTGGCGCTCTACTTTGATTCCGATCCTGGCCGTGCCGGTTTCGCTGATCGGGGCATTCTTTGTCATACAGGCTTTCGGGCTTTCGATCAATTTGATTACGCTTTTTGCGCTTGTACTTGCGATTGGTATTGTGGTCGATGATGCGATCGTCGTCGTCGAGGCCGTCCATGCGAAGTTTGAGGAAGAGCCGGGGATTTCCCCTTTTAATGCGGTGAAAAAAGTGCTTGGTGAGATCAGCGGTGCCATTATTGCGATCACGGCTGTTATGGTTTCGGTGTTCCTTCCGATCTCGTTCATGTCCGGTCCGGTCGGCACATTCTACCGGCAGTTCTCTATTACCATGGCGAGTTCAATCGTTATTTCGGCCCTTATCGCCTTGACCTTGACGCCGGTTTTGTGTGCAATGCTGCTTCAAAATCACCACGGTCACCAGAAAAAGAAAAACTTACTTACCAAAGGCCTTGATGCTTTTAACAGAACATTTGACAAGCTGACAGGAAGATATGTAAGCCTGCTGAAACGCATTGTGAGCCGCAGGGTTGTAACCTGGGTTGTGTTACTCGGCTTCTGCGCAGGGATTGTTTTTGTAAATAAAATTCTGCCCGCAGGTTTTATTCCAAATGAAGATCAAAGCACGATCTACGCGATCATTCAGACGCCTCCGGGATCCACTTTGGAAAAAACGAATGAAGTTTCCCGCCGTCTTCAAAAGATATGCGAAGAAGTGGAAGGAATCGAATCGGTTTCGTCACTGGCAGGTTATGAGATCATGACAGAAGGCCGCGGTTCCAATGCGGGAACGTGTTTGATCAACTTGAAACCTTGGCACGACCGTAAGCAGAATGTGAAAGAGATCATGGAAGAACTGGAAAAAGAAACGCGCGGTCTTGGTGCCGTAGTCGAATTCTTCGAACCCCCAGCGATCCCGGGTTTTGGTACATCCGGCGGTTTCTCTATGCGTCTTTTGGATAAAACTTCTGACACCGATTACGCGGAGTTTGACAAGATCAACAAGAAATTCATGGATGACCTTGCGAAACGTCCTGAGCTTACGGGCTTGTTCACATTCTTCGCAGCGAACTATCCGCAGTACGAATTGCAGATTGACAATCAGCTGGCTATGCAAAAAGGTGTGTCGATTGGAAAAGCGATGGACAACCTGAACATTATGATCGGTAGTACATACGAACAGGGTTTCACCAGATTCAACCAGTTCTTTAAAGTGTACGTGCAGTCTGACCCGAGTTTCAGAAGGCTCCCTTCCGATCTTTTGAAATTGTTTGTGAAAAACGACGCAGGCGAAATGGTGCCTTACTCCTCATTCATGACATTGAAAAAAGGTCAGGGCCCGAACGAGATCACGCGTTTCAACCTCTATAATTCAGCTGCGATCCAGGGTCTTCCGGCCAAAGGTTACACCACAGCCGATGCCATTCAGGCGATCCGCGAAGTGGCTGCCAAAACTTTGCCGCAGGGTTATGACATCGCATTTGAAGGTCTTTCCTATGACGAATCGATCCGTGGAAATGAGTCGCTCGTTGTGTTTGCGATTGTGTTGGCCTTCGTTTATTTCGTGTTGGCAGCGCAGTATGAGAGCTTTATTATTCCGTTTGCGGTTGTGTTGTCACTGCCAGTTGGGGTGTTTGGTTCATTCCTTTTGCTCAAATTAATGGGGTTGGAAAACAACATTTATGCGCAGATCGGTTTGATCATGCTCGTCGGGTTGCTTGGTAAAAATGCCGTACTGATCGTCGAGTTTGCCGTCCAGAAGCGGTCGCAGGGGGAAACTATCCTGAATGCTGCTATCGAAGGTGCCCGGGTTCGTTTCCGTCCTATTTTGATGACGTCGTTTGCATTCGTTGCCGGCTTGATCCCATTGATCATTGCCACAGGTGCCGGTGCGATCGGTAACCGTACAATCGGTGCGTCAGCGATGGGCGGGATGCTTTTCGGAACCATCTTCGGGGTGATCATTATCCCTGGATTGTACTACATCTTTGGCACCCTGGCCGACGGCAGAAAAATGATTAAAGACGAGGAAGACGGCTCGCTTACCGAACAATTCGTTCATGCAGTCGACATTTTCCCTCACACTCAAGAAACTCAAAATGATGAGCAATAA
- a CDS encoding TolC family protein: MSNKRILTWVGITLGALAYTACNAPSQVQRSPNKTLSAAYNGQAADSTNNVGKMKWKDYFTDPQLAALIDTALNNNQELNITLQEIEISRNEIRARKGEYLPFVGLRGGAGIEKAGRYTQVGSSEATTEIKPGRETPEPLPDFVVAAYARWEVDIWHKLRNAKKAAVNRYLSSVEGKNFMMTNIVSEIANSYYELLALDTQLNIVTQNIEIQTNALRIVKMQKEATRVTELAVRRFEAQVLNTQNRQYAIRQRIVETENRINFLLGRYPQPVLRNAQNFENSLPAVIHAGIPSQLMENRPDVRQAEQDLEASKLDVLVARANFYPSLGLNAAVGLQAFNPIYLGNVPKSLMSTLVADLAGPLINKNAIQATYKSANARQIQAIYNYERTVLNAYIEVVNQLSNISNLEQSYATKSQEVAALTESTNIANRLFTSARADYVEVLLTQREALESRFDLIETKMQQINATVNIYRALGGGWN; encoded by the coding sequence ATGAGCAATAAAAGAATATTGACGTGGGTGGGGATCACTTTAGGTGCCCTCGCCTACACCGCCTGCAACGCCCCTTCTCAGGTCCAGCGATCTCCTAACAAAACATTATCAGCTGCCTACAATGGTCAGGCAGCTGATTCCACAAACAATGTGGGCAAAATGAAATGGAAGGATTATTTCACCGATCCGCAACTGGCCGCCCTGATTGATACAGCGTTAAACAACAACCAGGAGCTGAACATTACATTGCAGGAAATCGAGATCTCCCGCAATGAGATCCGCGCCCGGAAAGGGGAATATCTGCCTTTCGTAGGTTTGAGAGGCGGAGCCGGCATTGAGAAAGCAGGCCGTTACACGCAAGTGGGTTCCAGCGAAGCAACTACGGAAATCAAGCCGGGCAGGGAAACGCCCGAGCCATTACCCGACTTTGTTGTGGCCGCCTATGCGCGCTGGGAAGTGGATATCTGGCACAAACTGCGCAATGCAAAAAAGGCTGCTGTGAACCGTTATCTGTCTTCGGTGGAAGGTAAAAACTTCATGATGACCAACATTGTCTCTGAAATCGCTAACTCCTATTACGAGCTTCTGGCACTGGACACGCAGCTGAACATTGTCACGCAGAACATTGAGATTCAAACCAATGCATTGCGGATTGTGAAGATGCAGAAAGAAGCAACGCGGGTTACCGAGCTGGCTGTGCGGAGGTTTGAAGCACAAGTTTTAAACACGCAGAACCGTCAGTATGCAATCCGTCAGCGCATTGTTGAAACAGAAAACCGGATCAATTTTCTTTTAGGACGATATCCGCAGCCTGTTTTGAGAAATGCACAGAATTTTGAGAATAGCCTGCCAGCTGTCATCCATGCCGGAATCCCTTCCCAGTTGATGGAAAACCGTCCCGATGTCAGACAAGCGGAACAGGATTTGGAAGCTTCAAAACTGGATGTATTGGTCGCGAGGGCGAATTTTTATCCTTCTTTGGGATTAAATGCAGCGGTAGGTTTACAGGCATTCAATCCGATTTATCTGGGTAATGTTCCCAAATCACTGATGTCGACATTGGTAGCGGATCTGGCTGGCCCGCTGATCAATAAAAACGCGATTCAGGCCACGTATAAAAGCGCCAACGCACGTCAGATTCAGGCGATTTACAATTACGAGCGCACGGTTTTGAATGCTTATATTGAAGTGGTGAATCAGCTTTCCAACATCAGCAATCTGGAACAAAGCTACGCAACCAAATCCCAGGAAGTAGCTGCTTTAACCGAGTCAACGAACATTGCAAACCGCCTCTTCACTTCCGCGAGAGCGGATTATGTGGAAGTGTTATTAACCCAACGCGAGGCATTGGAATCCAGGTTTGATCTTATCGAAACGAAGATGCAGCAGATCAATGCGACAGTGAATATTTACCGGGCGCTTGGTGGGGGGTGGAATTGA
- a CDS encoding DUF4198 domain-containing protein — protein MLKKVIFFAALMLCSAANLFAHALWIETSTTGKAGQKQSVKIVYAEPDDKPEKLADWYSDVKEFELWLTTPDKQKVKLPVTAGEDHFMSEFTPEKDGVYTLSISKAAKDLGGSTVYQFNAGAIVKVGKSLAGNEAAANGNEISVFTDAAKTFKVNQPAQLTTILKGKPAEKLHVSVSSPSGWNRNVNSGANGVAEFTPVWPGIYKLEASTTEKTEGDHFGKPYKAIWRCATLLVGVEK, from the coding sequence ATGTTAAAAAAAGTCATATTCTTCGCGGCGCTCATGCTTTGCAGTGCTGCCAACTTGTTTGCGCACGCACTCTGGATCGAAACAAGCACAACGGGTAAAGCAGGACAAAAGCAAAGTGTAAAAATCGTTTACGCCGAGCCGGACGACAAGCCCGAAAAGCTCGCTGACTGGTATTCCGATGTAAAGGAATTCGAACTATGGCTCACTACTCCAGACAAGCAAAAAGTGAAACTTCCTGTCACAGCCGGTGAAGATCACTTTATGTCAGAATTTACGCCGGAAAAAGACGGCGTTTACACCTTATCCATCAGCAAAGCAGCCAAGGACCTGGGCGGATCGACCGTTTACCAGTTCAATGCCGGTGCTATTGTGAAAGTAGGAAAGTCGCTGGCAGGCAACGAAGCGGCTGCAAACGGCAACGAAATCAGCGTTTTCACGGATGCCGCAAAAACATTCAAAGTAAATCAGCCGGCCCAGCTGACCACGATTTTGAAAGGAAAACCCGCTGAAAAATTACATGTAAGCGTTTCCTCACCCAGCGGCTGGAACCGCAATGTAAACTCAGGCGCCAATGGTGTCGCAGAATTCACCCCAGTCTGGCCCGGCATTTACAAATTGGAAGCATCAACCACAGAAAAAACCGAAGGAGACCATTTCGGCAAGCCCTATAAAGCAATCTGGCGCTGCGCTACTTTGTTGGTAGGGGTGGAGAAGTAG
- a CDS encoding PepSY-associated TM helix domain-containing protein gives MSTFKKINNWLHLWLGLISGIIVFIVCITGCVWVFNDEITGLLEPETRIEKLDKAVLMPSQLMKIGAEKYPGLKMSYATYQQGRAIYLGLGERRGPNVTLRVDPYTGKVISEQVHKKGEADFFRWVLNGHRFLWLPFEIGRPVVNYGTLVFVILLITGLIWWYPKKWTKSTTDKSFKIKWNGTWKRINLDLHNVLGFYSLLFLLAIALTGMVYGIEWYSKGLYWVTSGGQALEGRDRTKSDSTNAHKFFTPEQAIDKAWQTTIARHPESNGFYYSFPDTAKASSAIFVTVYPSSGQFYNALSYTFDQHTAKQLPPNAIYGKPFEEAAFGAKLRRMNYDIHVGSILGFPGKVLAFLASLIGASLPVTGFIVWWNRKGFGSKKGKKTKAKNLKMAESTLVTEVISEKRTFKPRIQKPADKVS, from the coding sequence ATGTCTACCTTCAAAAAAATCAACAACTGGCTGCATCTCTGGCTCGGCTTAATCTCGGGGATCATTGTTTTCATTGTTTGTATAACCGGCTGCGTGTGGGTTTTCAACGACGAGATCACAGGCTTGCTAGAGCCTGAAACCCGGATCGAAAAGCTGGATAAGGCCGTGCTCATGCCTTCGCAGCTGATGAAGATCGGGGCAGAGAAATACCCTGGTTTGAAAATGAGTTATGCCACTTATCAGCAGGGCCGGGCGATTTACCTGGGACTGGGCGAGCGTCGCGGACCTAATGTAACCTTGCGCGTGGATCCCTACACAGGAAAAGTGATCAGTGAGCAGGTGCACAAAAAAGGGGAGGCCGATTTCTTCCGCTGGGTGCTGAATGGTCACCGTTTTTTATGGCTTCCTTTTGAGATCGGCCGCCCGGTTGTGAATTACGGCACATTGGTTTTTGTCATTTTGCTGATTACGGGCCTCATTTGGTGGTATCCCAAAAAATGGACCAAAAGCACGACCGACAAGAGTTTCAAGATCAAATGGAACGGCACCTGGAAGCGCATCAACCTGGATCTGCACAATGTGCTGGGATTTTATTCACTCCTTTTCCTGCTGGCCATTGCGCTTACCGGAATGGTTTATGGCATTGAATGGTATAGCAAAGGGCTTTACTGGGTTACGTCCGGCGGACAGGCGCTTGAAGGCCGCGACCGCACAAAATCCGATTCAACGAATGCGCACAAATTCTTTACGCCAGAGCAGGCGATAGATAAAGCCTGGCAAACCACAATCGCCAGACATCCGGAATCGAACGGCTTTTATTACAGCTTTCCGGACACCGCAAAAGCGTCATCTGCGATATTTGTAACCGTTTATCCGAGCTCAGGCCAGTTTTACAACGCGCTCAGCTACACATTTGACCAGCACACGGCCAAACAATTGCCCCCGAATGCGATATATGGAAAGCCATTTGAGGAGGCTGCTTTCGGGGCGAAACTACGGCGTATGAATTACGACATTCACGTAGGAAGCATCCTTGGTTTTCCAGGCAAAGTGCTTGCATTCCTGGCTTCGCTCATCGGCGCATCCTTGCCGGTAACAGGGTTTATAGTTTGGTGGAACCGTAAAGGATTTGGCAGCAAAAAGGGCAAAAAAACCAAAGCCAAAAACCTCAAAATGGCCGAAAGCACATTGGTAACCGAAGTGATTTCGGAAAAAAGAACATTCAAGCCCAGGATCCAAAAGCCCGCTGACAAGGTTTCCTGA
- a CDS encoding DUF4374 domain-containing protein has protein sequence MKSAIKSITLGLGLGIFLAACTSDDNNVNPTPGGGEGGKTKYVISALPVGSTGIADYLLTAESLTSGTVSTVGNGKEQDGTYRYYVTHKNRFFSLLYGQGNPGAVTTYNLDGKGELNKVSDFQAETVQVFAPVADDVLTIKVPRSGNESASFYRIDAAQSKIVGEAQVNIVKLAGNGERAHFTWATQVGDKVYAPYMSIKGVAPDAFGTAYPDSAWIAVLSYPALTVEKVIKDNRIGFIGRYFNNGLAVDEQGDVYAYSASVGTNNGKITSTKPSAIVRIKAGTTEFDKSYLFNVEQAAGGYNISSQLYVGKGNFILTMTSPAEKGAYAIGKRFAAVNVYDQTFKWIEGMPDAANIANVTTTNYTPKDGKAGYIGITQTDGASYVYEVDAVAAKGTRGLKVEGGVITAINVLNYE, from the coding sequence ATGAAAAGCGCAATCAAAAGCATTACGCTGGGCCTTGGCCTCGGCATATTCCTGGCAGCCTGCACCAGCGACGACAACAATGTTAATCCTACACCAGGCGGTGGTGAAGGAGGCAAAACCAAATACGTGATCTCGGCACTTCCAGTGGGGTCGACGGGCATCGCCGACTATCTGCTGACAGCCGAAAGCCTGACTTCGGGCACTGTCTCCACAGTTGGAAATGGCAAAGAACAGGACGGCACTTACCGCTATTATGTCACGCACAAAAACCGATTTTTCAGTCTGCTTTACGGACAGGGAAACCCCGGCGCAGTGACCACTTACAACCTTGACGGCAAGGGAGAACTTAACAAAGTTTCTGATTTTCAGGCTGAGACTGTTCAGGTTTTTGCACCGGTTGCCGATGACGTGCTGACCATTAAAGTGCCGCGTTCAGGCAATGAAAGCGCTTCTTTTTACCGCATTGATGCAGCACAGTCCAAAATCGTAGGCGAGGCGCAGGTTAATATTGTAAAACTGGCTGGTAATGGCGAACGCGCACATTTTACGTGGGCTACGCAAGTGGGCGACAAGGTTTATGCGCCCTATATGAGCATCAAAGGCGTTGCACCGGACGCTTTCGGGACGGCTTATCCGGACAGCGCCTGGATCGCGGTGCTTTCCTATCCTGCACTGACCGTTGAAAAAGTGATCAAAGACAACCGCATCGGTTTTATCGGCCGCTACTTCAACAACGGACTGGCTGTGGATGAGCAGGGCGATGTGTATGCTTATTCGGCCTCCGTTGGGACAAACAATGGCAAGATCACTTCCACAAAACCTTCTGCGATCGTGCGTATCAAGGCCGGAACAACTGAGTTTGACAAGAGTTATTTATTCAATGTTGAGCAGGCAGCAGGTGGTTACAATATTAGCTCGCAGCTTTATGTAGGCAAAGGAAATTTCATTCTAACCATGACAAGCCCGGCTGAAAAAGGCGCGTATGCCATTGGAAAACGCTTTGCAGCGGTGAATGTTTACGACCAAACATTCAAGTGGATCGAAGGCATGCCCGACGCGGCCAACATTGCCAACGTTACCACAACCAATTATACACCGAAAGACGGAAAGGCTGGTTACATCGGCATCACGCAAACGGACGGCGCGAGCTATGTATATGAAGTTGACGCAGTGGCAGCGAAAGGCACGCGCGGCCTGAAAGTAGAAGGCGGCGTGATCACGGCGATCAATGTGCTGAACTACGAATAG
- a CDS encoding TonB-dependent receptor — protein sequence MQVIKILLTGILCACSCASFAQTASLRGTVRSDDGELLPGASITISGVTKGTFSDAKARYALENLPAGPCTLVISFLGFEPETKQMNLKDGENAQANFRLKAISQELESVSVIGRSEAKEVNRQAYNVTAIDAKKLQNSTLDLSHALDRVSGVRVRESGGVGSNMNFSLNGFTGRQVKFFLDGVPMDNFGSSFQLNNIPINLAERVEVYKGVVPIWLGSDALGGAVNIVTGSRQNTYLDASYSYGSFNTHRTGINAGFTGKSGFTFQLNAFQNYSDNNYWINVDVADVNTGEYFKNQRLRRFHDNYHNETIIANVGVVGKKFADKLLFGITLGQNRAEIQTGARMVSVFGAWHRKGNIVMPSLKYQKKDLFVKGLNVSLSANYNLGQEQNVDTVYRRYNWFQQFKQYEGLGSERERSLYKFRNNNGLVTANATYQLSDKHSITINNVYNTFNRKGRDELYPDADRYEQPRFNTKNVLGLGYKFDYSERWNTSLFFKQFSQFNKFSVTYNPTGVYGDVAYKIQKNRFDKFGYGIASTFFLLKNLQLKGSYEKSYRLPETDELYGDLLNLEGNIDLDPESSDNYNLGFSYQTQFNKIHRVNVDANVLYRNAQGFIRPKLNANQTKQVMDNLADVTNFGVDGEVRYSFKQLFTAGVNLTYQDLRNNTRFEDGYTTESPLYRDRIPNMPFLFGNADASVFLKDFGAKGNTLTFGYNLLYVHAYYLYWPSLGSDKLDIPRQLSHDVNIVYAMANGKYNVSLECKNLLDARLYDNFSLQKPSRGFYAKLRYFISK from the coding sequence ATGCAAGTTATAAAAATCTTGTTGACAGGCATATTATGCGCCTGTTCCTGCGCATCTTTTGCGCAAACGGCCAGTCTTAGAGGGACGGTCCGGTCGGATGACGGCGAGCTGCTGCCCGGCGCATCCATCACCATTTCCGGTGTAACCAAGGGAACATTTTCAGATGCGAAAGCGAGATATGCATTGGAAAATTTACCCGCCGGGCCATGCACACTCGTGATTTCTTTCCTTGGTTTTGAGCCTGAAACCAAACAAATGAACCTGAAAGACGGAGAAAATGCGCAGGCAAACTTCCGCCTCAAAGCCATTTCCCAGGAACTTGAATCGGTTTCGGTGATCGGCCGTTCGGAGGCAAAGGAGGTTAACAGGCAGGCCTACAATGTTACAGCCATTGATGCCAAAAAACTCCAAAACTCAACGCTCGACCTATCCCATGCGCTCGACCGTGTTTCGGGCGTCCGCGTTCGGGAAAGTGGTGGGGTAGGGTCAAATATGAATTTTTCGCTCAATGGTTTCACAGGCCGTCAGGTGAAATTTTTTCTGGACGGCGTTCCTATGGATAATTTCGGCTCATCATTCCAGCTCAACAACATTCCCATTAACCTAGCCGAAAGGGTGGAGGTTTATAAAGGCGTGGTGCCGATCTGGCTGGGCTCGGATGCACTCGGCGGTGCGGTGAACATTGTGACGGGCTCGCGGCAGAACACTTATCTCGATGCATCTTATTCCTATGGATCATTCAACACGCACCGCACGGGCATTAATGCGGGTTTTACGGGGAAATCGGGTTTTACATTTCAGCTGAATGCTTTCCAGAATTATTCGGACAACAATTACTGGATCAATGTAGATGTGGCTGATGTGAACACGGGCGAATACTTCAAGAACCAGCGTTTGCGCCGTTTTCATGATAATTACCATAATGAAACAATCATCGCAAATGTGGGTGTGGTCGGCAAAAAATTTGCAGATAAACTGCTTTTCGGCATAACGCTGGGCCAGAACCGTGCTGAAATTCAGACCGGCGCGCGCATGGTGAGTGTCTTCGGCGCCTGGCACCGCAAGGGCAACATTGTTATGCCGAGTTTGAAATATCAAAAAAAGGATCTTTTTGTTAAGGGGTTGAATGTAAGTCTTTCCGCTAATTATAACCTGGGGCAGGAACAGAATGTGGATACGGTTTACCGGCGGTATAACTGGTTTCAGCAATTCAAACAATACGAAGGACTGGGCAGCGAGCGCGAGCGTTCCCTTTACAAATTCCGCAACAACAATGGTCTGGTCACCGCAAATGCCACTTACCAGCTCAGTGACAAGCATTCCATCACGATCAACAACGTTTATAACACTTTTAACAGGAAGGGCCGCGACGAACTTTACCCGGATGCCGACCGTTACGAGCAGCCTCGCTTTAACACCAAGAATGTGCTGGGGCTAGGCTACAAGTTCGATTACAGTGAGCGCTGGAACACATCACTTTTCTTCAAACAGTTTTCACAATTCAACAAATTCTCGGTTACGTATAATCCTACCGGTGTATATGGTGACGTGGCGTATAAAATCCAGAAAAACCGTTTTGATAAGTTTGGCTACGGCATCGCGTCGACATTCTTTTTACTGAAAAATTTGCAGTTGAAAGGTTCGTATGAAAAAAGCTATCGCCTCCCCGAAACCGATGAGCTTTACGGTGATTTACTCAACCTGGAAGGCAACATTGACCTCGATCCGGAAAGCAGCGACAACTATAACCTGGGTTTCAGTTACCAGACGCAGTTCAACAAAATTCACCGCGTGAATGTGGATGCAAATGTGCTTTACCGCAACGCACAAGGCTTTATCCGCCCCAAACTGAATGCCAACCAGACCAAGCAGGTGATGGACAACCTGGCCGATGTGACCAACTTTGGCGTCGATGGCGAAGTGCGTTATTCGTTCAAGCAACTTTTCACGGCAGGCGTGAACCTCACTTACCAGGACCTGCGGAACAACACGCGTTTTGAAGATGGCTACACCACCGAAAGTCCGCTTTACCGCGACCGGATTCCCAATATGCCGTTCCTTTTCGGCAATGCGGATGCTTCTGTTTTTCTCAAAGATTTTGGTGCAAAAGGGAACACATTGACTTTTGGTTACAACCTGCTTTACGTGCATGCTTACTATCTCTACTGGCCGAGCCTGGGCAGTGACAAACTCGACATTCCTCGCCAGCTGAGCCACGATGTGAACATTGTATATGCCATGGCAAACGGGAAATACAATGTTTCACTGGAATGCAAAAACCTGCTCGATGCCAGGCTTTACGACAATTTCAGCTTGCAAAAACCGAGTCGCGGCTTCTATGCGAAGCTCAGGTATTTTATCAGTAAATAA
- a CDS encoding VOC family protein, with amino-acid sequence MGQTQSRERHEQIQYIEFLSKDLEKVKQFYSESFDWTFTDYGPEYTAFSGDYVDGGFTIGTPVRGSILVILYSDDIESTKKKVLKAGGVLTHDIFEFPGGKRFQFTDPDDNELAVWSE; translated from the coding sequence ATGGGACAAACACAAAGCCGCGAGCGGCATGAGCAAATTCAGTACATTGAATTCCTTTCAAAGGATCTGGAAAAGGTGAAACAGTTCTACTCCGAGAGTTTTGACTGGACATTCACTGACTATGGTCCGGAATACACGGCTTTTTCGGGAGATTATGTGGATGGCGGCTTCACCATCGGCACGCCGGTCCGGGGAAGCATCCTGGTGATTCTTTATTCAGATGATATCGAATCCACGAAAAAGAAGGTGCTGAAAGCGGGCGGTGTCCTCACCCATGATATCTTCGAATTCCCTGGCGGAAAGCGTTTTCAGTTCACAGATCCGGACGATAACGAGCTGGCGGTTTGGTCTGAGTAA